One stretch of Desulfovibrio sp. TomC DNA includes these proteins:
- a CDS encoding HprK-related kinase B → MPTPLIVNPTPTSDSRLTTCAAIVAASRMALPYTLDLLLAGVRLAVGTNSPALAEALARHYAEFPGDGGEPDVAVWAIDGDSPRFDLPFALYGESGAKEEYVDLPDGRVVRKRRTGLWLVFGPAGNYVLGPCAEQPQQVVNAINARLADFELCRGARLLHAAGVATASAGLAISGFAGAGKSTLALEIMRHGADFLTNDRVLVNADASGLYLTGIARAPRVNPGTILANDRLESLLPEDERAAYAGLPKRELWGLERKYDVPIAACFGPGRVRLRARLTALVVLAWKPGGGALEAQWTTLVQRSELLPALVKDLGVLFGHGPLPADVDGYLTLLGQCPVLAVSGGVDFPRAAALCLDVLGRGA, encoded by the coding sequence ATGCCAACCCCGTTAATTGTGAACCCAACACCCACGTCGGATTCCAGGCTGACGACCTGTGCCGCCATTGTCGCTGCCAGCCGGATGGCTTTGCCCTATACCCTGGATCTGCTCCTGGCCGGGGTTCGTCTGGCCGTTGGCACCAACAGCCCGGCCCTGGCCGAGGCTCTGGCCCGCCACTATGCAGAATTCCCCGGCGACGGGGGCGAACCCGACGTGGCGGTGTGGGCCATCGACGGGGACTCTCCCCGGTTTGATCTGCCATTTGCGCTCTACGGCGAGAGCGGAGCCAAGGAAGAGTATGTTGATCTGCCCGACGGCCGGGTGGTGCGCAAGCGTCGCACCGGCCTGTGGCTGGTCTTCGGGCCGGCCGGCAACTACGTGCTTGGGCCGTGCGCCGAACAGCCGCAGCAGGTAGTCAACGCCATAAACGCCCGTCTGGCTGACTTTGAATTGTGTCGGGGAGCGCGCCTGCTCCACGCCGCCGGGGTGGCCACCGCCTCGGCCGGTCTGGCCATTTCCGGATTTGCCGGCGCCGGCAAATCCACTCTGGCCCTGGAGATCATGCGCCATGGCGCGGATTTTCTCACCAATGACCGGGTGCTCGTCAACGCGGACGCCTCGGGGCTGTATCTCACCGGCATCGCCCGGGCCCCCCGGGTCAACCCCGGTACGATCCTGGCCAACGACAGGCTGGAAAGCTTGCTGCCCGAGGATGAGCGCGCGGCCTATGCCGGGCTGCCCAAGCGGGAGTTGTGGGGCCTTGAGCGCAAATACGACGTGCCCATTGCCGCTTGTTTCGGCCCCGGACGGGTGCGGCTTCGGGCCCGGTTGACCGCCCTGGTGGTGCTGGCCTGGAAACCCGGCGGCGGGGCTCTTGAGGCGCAGTGGACCACGCTTGTCCAGCGCAGCGAGTTGTTGCCGGCCCTGGTCAAGGACCTGGGGGTGCTCTTCGGACACGGTCCCCTTCCGGCTGACGTCGACGGCTATCTGACCCTGCTTGGACAGTGTCCGGTCTTGGCTGTCTCCGGCGGGGTGGATTTCCCCCGGGCCGCCGCCTTGTGTCTGGATGTCCTTGGCCGGGGGGCATGA
- the phoU gene encoding phosphate signaling complex protein PhoU, protein METRSHFHAELEALKGRVVALCGLVEASRQGAVAAYLDHDLITAKQVIEGDRVINQQTCDIDEACLKLLALEQPVALDLRRIVGYARVVINLERLADEAVNIAEGTLAGAGLPGDCDATVLELSGHVARMFALATKAFVDDDVDAAMDVCRFDEQARELAVSAMRCITEALSQCHASPEAGVRAILACRSFERMAAHAANLGEILVFIVKGVILSQKCQPR, encoded by the coding sequence GAATTGGAGGCCCTCAAGGGGCGTGTCGTGGCCTTGTGCGGCCTGGTCGAGGCTTCGCGCCAGGGCGCTGTGGCCGCCTATCTCGACCATGATCTGATCACGGCCAAGCAGGTTATCGAGGGGGACCGGGTCATCAACCAGCAGACCTGCGACATTGACGAGGCCTGCCTGAAGCTTCTGGCTCTGGAGCAGCCTGTGGCCCTGGATCTGCGCCGCATTGTCGGCTACGCCCGGGTCGTAATCAACTTGGAGCGGCTGGCTGACGAGGCGGTCAATATCGCCGAGGGCACCCTGGCCGGGGCCGGGCTGCCGGGGGATTGCGACGCCACGGTGCTGGAACTTTCCGGGCATGTGGCCCGCATGTTCGCCTTGGCGACCAAGGCCTTTGTCGACGACGACGTGGACGCGGCCATGGATGTCTGCCGTTTCGACGAACAGGCCAGAGAATTGGCCGTTTCCGCCATGCGCTGCATCACCGAGGCGCTATCCCAGTGCCATGCGTCGCCCGAAGCCGGGGTGCGGGCCATACTGGCCTGCCGCAGTTTCGAGCGCATGGCAGCCCACGCCGCCAATCTCGGCGAGATTCTGGTTTTTATCGTCAAAGGCGTCATACTCAGTCAGAAATGCCAACCCCGTTAA
- a CDS encoding GAK system CofD-like protein yields the protein MPESKSSPRVTIARTVRLPDPSRAALFRRAPELGPRLLFFSGGTALRHLSETLIEYTAKSIHLITPFDSGGSSAVLRRAFAMPAVGDLRNRIMALADRSITGNPAVFDLFAFRLPKDASQDELVARFGRLISGEDPLIRRVPDPLRKIIRTHLRFFEARRPKDFDLRGASIGNCILTGGYFNYNRMLDPVIYLFMQLVEARGVVRPIVNADLHLACQLADGQILIGQHRMTGKEAAPIASPITKLWLTATLDDPTPVTVRIREKTDKLIRQADVICYPYGSFYSSLLANLLPQGVGDAVVATNCPKVYIPNLGHDPEQQGLTVAGQTARLLEALQTGCARSCRREDLLHFVVVDSKGARYDAPLDIAAVRRLGVEVVDVPLARDDNPGQADSRKVAELLLSLA from the coding sequence GTGCCAGAGAGCAAATCCTCCCCCCGGGTGACCATCGCCCGGACCGTCCGTTTACCTGATCCGTCGCGGGCGGCGCTTTTCCGTCGCGCGCCCGAACTCGGACCCAGGCTCCTCTTTTTCAGCGGCGGGACGGCGCTTCGCCATCTGAGCGAAACCCTGATTGAATATACCGCCAAATCCATTCACCTCATAACGCCCTTTGATTCCGGCGGCTCCTCGGCCGTTTTGCGCCGGGCCTTTGCCATGCCGGCCGTGGGCGACCTGCGCAATCGGATCATGGCCCTGGCCGACCGCTCCATCACCGGCAATCCGGCGGTCTTTGATCTCTTTGCCTTTCGTCTGCCCAAAGACGCCTCCCAGGACGAACTGGTCGCCCGTTTCGGACGCCTGATCAGCGGCGAGGACCCGCTTATCCGGCGCGTGCCCGATCCCTTGCGCAAGATCATCCGCACCCATCTGCGTTTTTTCGAGGCCCGTCGCCCCAAGGATTTTGATCTGCGTGGGGCCAGTATCGGCAACTGCATCCTGACCGGCGGCTATTTCAACTACAACCGGATGCTTGATCCGGTCATTTATCTCTTCATGCAGCTGGTGGAAGCCAGGGGCGTGGTGCGGCCCATCGTCAACGCCGACCTGCATCTGGCTTGCCAACTGGCCGACGGCCAGATCCTTATCGGGCAGCATCGCATGACCGGCAAGGAAGCCGCGCCCATCGCCTCGCCCATCACAAAGCTGTGGCTGACGGCCACCCTTGACGATCCGACGCCGGTCACCGTGCGCATTCGGGAAAAAACCGACAAACTCATCCGGCAGGCCGACGTGATCTGCTATCCCTACGGCAGCTTCTATTCGAGCCTTTTGGCCAATCTGCTGCCCCAGGGCGTCGGCGACGCCGTTGTCGCCACCAACTGTCCCAAGGTCTACATCCCAAACCTCGGCCACGACCCCGAACAACAGGGACTGACCGTGGCCGGGCAGACGGCGCGGCTCCTTGAAGCCCTCCAGACCGGTTGCGCCCGCTCCTGTCGCCGTGAGGACCTATTGCACTTCGTGGTGGTGGACAGCAAAGGCGCACGCTACGACGCGCCCCTGGATATTGCCGCCGTCAGGCGTCTTGGGGTGGAAGTCGTGGACGTGCCGCTGGCCAGGGACGACAATCCCGGCCAAGCCGACAGCCGCAAGGTGGCCGAGCTGTTGTTGTCGCTGGCCTGA